A stretch of Geobacter sp. DNA encodes these proteins:
- a CDS encoding phosphatase PAP2 family protein: MRSADPLDLLADAVGVLAAYLLFKFLNSRSRTEHCPVFILAATVACLLHASLPVAAADHLLNSTAEYGRVAGRLADEALEVAATPVDTRGYGMLGTLLVTGAVAFTSSYDSDIRDKVGGIKGTTLDHVTDAGSIAGDPFLHLGLAAAVYGGGILAESPKYRELGEMLGEAAILADATTFILKSATGRARPNTGSGSGSFRPFRFAADYDALPSMHTASSFAMASVVASAADNPLIGIGAYAAAAFVGFSRIYQDKHWASDVVLGAAIGELCGRVAMGYHASGKARRFSVAPVVSSEAALVAVTGRF; the protein is encoded by the coding sequence ATGCGCAGTGCCGATCCGCTGGATCTGCTGGCAGATGCGGTCGGAGTGCTGGCTGCCTACCTCTTGTTCAAATTCCTGAATTCCCGCTCCCGCACGGAACATTGCCCCGTTTTCATCCTTGCCGCGACCGTTGCGTGTCTCCTGCACGCCTCCCTGCCGGTTGCGGCAGCTGACCATCTCCTGAACAGCACCGCCGAATACGGGCGGGTAGCTGGACGGCTGGCCGATGAGGCTCTGGAGGTGGCAGCGACGCCGGTCGACACCAGGGGATACGGCATGCTCGGAACCCTGCTGGTGACCGGGGCGGTGGCGTTCACCAGCAGTTACGACAGCGACATCCGCGACAAGGTCGGCGGCATCAAGGGGACAACCCTCGACCACGTAACGGATGCCGGCAGCATCGCGGGCGATCCGTTCCTGCACCTGGGATTGGCTGCAGCTGTCTATGGCGGCGGAATCCTGGCCGAGTCCCCCAAGTACCGGGAACTGGGAGAGATGCTCGGCGAGGCGGCCATCTTGGCCGATGCCACGACCTTCATCCTCAAATCGGCAACGGGCCGGGCACGGCCGAATACGGGGAGCGGTTCGGGCAGCTTCCGTCCGTTCCGTTTCGCTGCGGATTACGACGCACTGCCGTCCATGCACACGGCAAGCTCCTTTGCCATGGCCTCCGTTGTCGCGTCCGCCGCCGACAATCCGCTGATCGGGATCGGTGCCTATGCCGCAGCCGCCTTTGTCGGGTTTTCCCGCATCTACCAGGACAAGCACTGGGCAAGCGACGTGGTGCTTGGCGCAGCGATCGGCGAGCTCTGCGGCAGGGTGGCAATGGGGTATCATGCATCGGGCAAGGCCCGACGCTTCTCGGTCGCGCCGGTGGTCAGCTCTGAGGCGGCTCTGGTTGCCGTGACCGGGCGATTTTGA
- a CDS encoding HAD-IA family hydrolase: protein MLSAVIFDFDGIIVDTEPLHYRSFQIILEPLGLGYSWDEYVSRYMGFDDRDAFAEAFHAAGRALAPAELDELIQRKAKVFQQVISGGVTPYPGVTELIRGLAGSLPLALCSGALLSDITPILSQFSLENAFSVIVTADDVAASKPDPASYALAVTRLQSRFPAQGIVPAHCLAIEDTPAGIASAQGAGIPVLAVTNSYPAPDLHAADRVVASLEGLDRDRLTKLLTP, encoded by the coding sequence ATGCTGTCTGCAGTCATATTCGATTTTGACGGGATCATCGTCGACACCGAGCCGCTGCACTACCGGTCGTTTCAGATCATACTCGAACCGCTCGGGCTCGGCTATTCGTGGGATGAGTACGTCTCCCGCTACATGGGGTTCGACGACCGCGACGCCTTTGCCGAGGCGTTTCATGCCGCCGGAAGAGCGCTTGCCCCGGCCGAGCTCGATGAACTGATCCAGCGGAAGGCGAAGGTCTTCCAACAGGTCATCAGCGGCGGGGTTACCCCCTATCCGGGAGTCACGGAACTGATCCGCGGGCTTGCCGGTTCCCTGCCGCTTGCACTCTGCAGCGGGGCGCTCCTGTCCGACATAACCCCCATCCTCTCCCAGTTTTCCCTGGAAAATGCCTTCTCCGTCATTGTCACGGCCGATGACGTCGCTGCCAGCAAACCCGACCCAGCCAGCTATGCCCTGGCAGTGACCCGGCTGCAGTCCCGCTTTCCCGCACAGGGAATCGTCCCGGCGCACTGCCTTGCCATCGAAGATACCCCTGCCGGTATCGCCTCGGCTCAGGGGGCCGGCATCCCGGTCCTGGCGGTCACCAACAGCTATCCCGCTCCTGATCTGCACGCAGCCGACCGGGTAGTAGCCTCCCTCGAAGGGCTCGACCGGGACCGGCTGACAAAGCTCCTCACCCCCTGA
- the hrpB gene encoding ATP-dependent helicase HrpB yields MSRLPVDQVIPDLLRALTSAPGAVLQSPPGSGKTSRVPLALLDAPFLRDKRIVMLEPRRLAAVNAATWLARSIGEEVGGTVGYAIRFQRKVSARTRLEVLTEGLLVRRLQNDPSLDGIGAVVFDEFHERSIAADTALAFCLEVQKTLRPDLKIVVMSATLDAGGLARLLGDLPIIRAEGKSYPVALRYLGEPPGQLVPAVIQAISRALAEAQGDILVFLPGSGEIRRCHQQLRDAPPVRDLLVVPLYGDLPFAEQERAILPEDRRKVVLATNIAETSLTIEGIGLVIDSGLTRRLQFDPSSGLNRLVTVRVSAASATQRAGRAGRLGPGTCFRLWSEAGNAALVPFNPPEIRIAELSPLALELVNWGVSDPLALSWLDPPPSGALAEGRVLLTALGGLDRQGRITPCGRRMAELPLHPRLARMVLAGAERGQAGLACDLAALLEERDIFRRDRQESLAVSGCDYLDRVEALEVWRMHGSGRNDPHLDPQACAVVQRTAERLRRLIGAPARGPEPDNDEIGLLLAHAFPDRIARQREPGSDRYLLANGTGGRLGTRSALRDRQFIVAVEINAGAGGDGLIHGASSLSPELLRREFAEEIRTERRVGWDAEQGRVWVREEERLGELVLSSRPVTPGDAESSALLLEVIRADEELALLPWTPACRQLQARVALLARVAPEREWPDIGNAALATRLDDLLGSSLRGCRTASDLQRIDLAGLLKGLFSWEQQRQLDEGAPTHLTVPSGSRLPLDYESGVPVLCVKLQELFGCADTPTVAWGRVAVLLHLLSPARRPVQVTNDLRSFWDSTYPQVKKELKGRYPKHPWPDDPWRAAPTRKTRNQQEKTPGRA; encoded by the coding sequence ATGTCCCGGCTCCCCGTCGACCAGGTCATCCCCGACCTTCTCAGGGCGCTGACCTCGGCGCCGGGGGCGGTTCTCCAGTCTCCTCCCGGCTCGGGCAAGACCAGCCGGGTTCCCCTGGCCCTCTTGGATGCGCCTTTCCTGCGGGACAAACGGATCGTCATGCTCGAACCGCGCCGTCTGGCAGCGGTGAATGCCGCCACCTGGCTCGCAAGAAGCATCGGTGAGGAGGTGGGGGGGACGGTTGGTTATGCCATCCGCTTCCAGCGGAAGGTATCTGCACGGACACGCCTGGAGGTGCTGACCGAAGGTCTACTGGTGCGGCGCCTGCAGAACGATCCCTCCCTGGACGGGATCGGTGCGGTGGTCTTCGACGAGTTTCACGAACGGAGCATTGCCGCCGATACGGCGCTTGCTTTCTGTCTGGAGGTGCAAAAGACCCTGCGCCCGGACCTGAAGATCGTGGTGATGTCGGCAACCCTCGATGCGGGTGGGCTGGCTCGCCTGTTGGGGGATCTGCCGATCATCAGGGCAGAGGGGAAGAGTTACCCAGTGGCCCTGCGCTACCTTGGGGAACCGCCGGGGCAGCTGGTGCCGGCCGTGATCCAGGCCATCTCCAGGGCACTGGCAGAGGCTCAAGGGGATATCCTGGTCTTTCTGCCCGGCAGCGGCGAGATCCGTCGCTGTCACCAGCAGCTCCGGGATGCGCCGCCGGTGCGCGACCTGCTGGTCGTGCCGCTCTATGGCGATCTCCCCTTTGCCGAGCAGGAGCGGGCCATCCTCCCGGAAGACCGGCGCAAGGTGGTCCTGGCAACCAACATTGCCGAGACGAGCCTGACCATTGAGGGGATCGGGCTCGTCATCGACAGCGGCCTGACCCGGCGGTTGCAGTTCGATCCGTCGTCCGGCCTCAACCGGCTGGTTACGGTGCGGGTTTCGGCTGCATCGGCCACCCAGCGAGCAGGCCGTGCCGGGCGCCTCGGGCCGGGAACCTGCTTTCGCCTCTGGAGCGAAGCGGGCAATGCCGCGCTGGTCCCCTTCAACCCGCCCGAGATCAGGATCGCCGAGCTTTCTCCACTGGCCCTGGAGCTGGTCAACTGGGGGGTGAGCGATCCCTTGGCGCTTTCCTGGCTCGATCCCCCGCCGTCGGGCGCCCTGGCCGAAGGGCGTGTCCTGCTCACTGCGCTCGGCGGGCTGGACCGGCAGGGGCGCATAACCCCCTGCGGCAGGCGGATGGCCGAGCTGCCGCTCCATCCTCGCCTGGCCCGGATGGTGCTGGCCGGGGCAGAACGCGGGCAGGCCGGTCTTGCCTGCGATCTGGCCGCGCTTCTGGAGGAACGGGACATCTTTCGCCGCGACCGGCAGGAGTCGCTCGCTGTCAGCGGCTGCGATTACCTCGACAGGGTCGAGGCGCTTGAGGTGTGGCGCATGCATGGCTCGGGCCGTAACGATCCCCACCTCGATCCGCAGGCCTGTGCCGTTGTCCAGCGTACTGCCGAGCGGCTGCGGCGCCTGATTGGCGCCCCTGCCCGTGGCCCGGAGCCTGACAACGACGAGATCGGACTGCTCCTTGCCCATGCCTTTCCGGACCGAATAGCGCGGCAGCGCGAGCCTGGTTCGGATCGTTACCTGCTCGCCAATGGGACGGGTGGACGGCTCGGCACCAGGAGCGCCCTCCGTGACCGGCAATTCATCGTTGCCGTGGAAATCAACGCCGGTGCCGGTGGCGACGGTCTCATCCATGGGGCATCGTCCCTTTCCCCGGAGCTGCTGCGACGCGAATTTGCCGAAGAGATCCGCACCGAGCGGCGCGTTGGCTGGGATGCCGAACAGGGGAGGGTCTGGGTGCGGGAAGAGGAGCGGCTGGGGGAGCTGGTGTTGTCGTCCCGCCCCGTTACCCCGGGCGATGCGGAAAGCAGTGCGCTGCTTCTCGAGGTGATCCGCGCGGATGAAGAGTTGGCGCTTCTCCCCTGGACCCCTGCATGCCGCCAGCTGCAGGCGCGGGTTGCCCTGCTGGCACGGGTCGCCCCGGAGCGGGAGTGGCCCGATATCGGGAATGCCGCCTTGGCTACGAGGCTCGATGACCTGCTCGGCAGCAGCCTGCGCGGATGCCGGACCGCCAGCGATCTGCAGCGTATCGACCTGGCGGGGCTGCTCAAGGGGCTGTTCAGCTGGGAGCAGCAGCGGCAGTTGGACGAGGGAGCGCCGACCCATCTCACTGTCCCCAGCGGTTCGCGGCTCCCCCTTGATTACGAAAGCGGCGTGCCGGTCCTCTGTGTCAAGCTGCAGGAACTTTTCGGCTGTGCCGACACGCCGACAGTGGCATGGGGGCGGGTAGCGGTACTCCTGCACCTTCTGTCGCCGGCCCGGCGGCCGGTCCAGGTGACCAATGATCTCAGGAGTTTCTGGGATTCCACCTATCCCCAGGTGAAGAAGGAACTGAAAGGGCGCTATCCCAAGCACCCCTGGCCCGACGATCCGTGGCGTGCGGCACCGACGCGCAAGACCAGAAACCAGCAGGAAAAAACTCCCGGCAGGGCTTGA